A window from Chloroflexota bacterium encodes these proteins:
- the murC gene encoding UDP-N-acetylmuramate--L-alanine ligase, producing MNAHELQQFLGTHPRNVHLIGVGGAAMSGLARILTIQGHQISGSDVAASDNLDTLRDLGATVHVGHAAANVAGSDLTVFSSAILPDNPELVASEQDGIPTVNRAVLQGALSLEKTTIAVAGTHGKTTTSTMITHALRANRQDPSYMIGGDPQNFPHSSHWGTGSIMVIEADEFDRAFLELFPSVVVITAVEADHLDTYGTLENLESAFRDLVHKLPADGTVATHADSVTCRRVAAVADSRLRTWSLRGRAQWVSSELTPRKGDGYEATIQSVTGERLSLSLRIPGVHNVLNALACVTALDAVGVPASSVVMALNHFQGVRRRFEVRGRENGVTLVDDYAHHPTEVRATLRAARDWHEGRIVCVFQPHLRSRTADLFDEFAEAFRGADELILVEIYQPTGREDPLPLSSADLAEAVTRPGNARYAATLRDALTQVMRLIESGDLIIVMGAGDITELCDPLLEHLQNRMPMESPS from the coding sequence GTGAATGCACACGAGTTACAGCAATTTCTGGGGACCCACCCTCGCAACGTCCACCTCATTGGGGTGGGCGGCGCCGCTATGTCTGGACTCGCGCGCATACTTACGATACAAGGGCATCAGATCAGCGGTTCAGATGTGGCTGCCTCCGACAACCTCGACACGCTGCGCGATTTGGGCGCTACTGTGCACGTTGGGCATGCGGCTGCCAATGTCGCCGGCTCCGATCTTACCGTGTTCAGCTCCGCAATTTTGCCCGACAACCCCGAGTTGGTTGCATCTGAGCAAGATGGTATACCTACGGTCAATCGTGCTGTGCTCCAAGGTGCGCTGTCACTTGAAAAGACCACAATCGCCGTCGCAGGTACCCACGGCAAGACAACGACAAGCACCATGATCACGCACGCGCTGCGCGCCAACAGGCAGGACCCTTCATACATGATTGGCGGTGACCCACAGAATTTCCCTCACAGCTCTCATTGGGGCACCGGATCGATCATGGTGATTGAGGCCGATGAGTTTGACCGCGCCTTCCTCGAACTATTCCCAAGTGTCGTCGTCATTACCGCGGTCGAAGCCGATCACCTCGATACATACGGTACGCTAGAGAACCTGGAAAGTGCATTCCGAGACCTTGTACACAAGCTGCCCGCTGACGGTACTGTTGCAACACACGCGGACAGCGTCACCTGCCGCCGCGTTGCCGCAGTAGCTGACAGTCGGCTGAGAACCTGGTCCTTGCGCGGTAGAGCCCAATGGGTCTCTTCAGAGCTCACGCCTCGCAAGGGCGACGGATATGAAGCGACGATTCAGAGTGTCACTGGGGAGCGTCTTAGCCTCTCGCTGCGCATTCCAGGTGTCCACAACGTCCTGAATGCCTTAGCCTGCGTGACGGCGCTCGATGCTGTGGGCGTTCCTGCAAGCTCGGTTGTAATGGCACTGAACCACTTTCAAGGGGTCAGGCGGCGATTTGAAGTGAGGGGACGAGAGAATGGGGTTACGTTGGTGGATGACTACGCCCACCATCCTACGGAAGTCCGGGCAACATTGCGCGCTGCAAGAGATTGGCACGAGGGCCGCATAGTCTGCGTCTTCCAACCGCACCTGCGCAGTCGAACTGCCGATCTCTTTGACGAGTTCGCCGAGGCATTTCGCGGCGCTGACGAGCTCATACTTGTCGAAATCTATCAGCCGACCGGGCGAGAAGACCCGCTGCCTCTCTCGAGTGCAGACCTTGCAGAGGCTGTAACCAGACCAGGAAATGCGCGGTACGCGGCAACACTGAGAGACGCCCTCACCCAAGTAATGCGATTGATCGAATCTGGCGATCTCATAATCGTCATGGGAGCGGGAGATATTACTGAGCTGTGCGATCCGCTTCTCGAGCATTTGCAGAATCGCATGCCAATGGAATCACCGTCGTGA
- the mraZ gene encoding division/cell wall cluster transcriptional repressor MraZ, whose translation MFLGEFQHTVDQKGRLAIPAKFREELADGAVVTRGLDKCLVIYPRIEWQALAEKVSRLPQTQPNVRTLSRLLFSGAVDLSLDGQGRTILPQYLREYAGITANVAVIGLYQRIEVWCLEDWNAVKTTTEATGGSLAEQLADLGI comes from the coding sequence TTGTTCCTTGGCGAGTTCCAACACACGGTGGACCAGAAGGGACGTCTCGCTATTCCGGCGAAGTTTCGTGAAGAGCTTGCGGACGGCGCCGTGGTCACGCGCGGCCTTGATAAGTGCTTAGTCATCTACCCCCGCATTGAGTGGCAAGCACTTGCGGAGAAGGTCAGCCGGCTACCGCAAACCCAACCAAATGTGCGAACCCTGAGCCGCCTGCTCTTTTCGGGAGCTGTAGACCTGTCACTGGACGGTCAAGGCCGGACAATTCTTCCACAATACCTGCGCGAATATGCCGGAATCACAGCGAATGTGGCGGTTATCGGATTATACCAGCGCATTGAAGTCTGGTGTCTTGAGGATTGGAACGCGGTCAAGACCACAACTGAAGCTACAGGCGGCAGTCTCGCAGAACAACTGGCCGATCTCGGCATTTAA
- the rsmH gene encoding 16S rRNA (cytosine(1402)-N(4))-methyltransferase RsmH produces the protein MTAQTVAMHVPVLLPQVLEGLRASNGGRFIDCTVNGGGHAAGILSESTPGGLLLGLDVDRQALVRCTARLQGFGKRALLKQCNFAHLLAEAEHSGFCKANGILFDLGMSSLQIANPQRGFSWQQEGPLDMRMDPTQGLTAATIVNTWDQEALGNLIWEFGEERHARRIARRIVAQRRDRPLTVVSDLARIVQAAYGSGRHRIHPATRTFQALRIAVNGELEHLQSALEQARDLLVRGGRLVVIAFHSLEDRIVKGFLQRAAGQCICPGNIPQCVCGPRVTLRVLTRKPVRADEAEIAKNPRSRSARLRIAERV, from the coding sequence ATGACCGCACAGACCGTTGCAATGCATGTGCCCGTCCTGCTACCCCAAGTATTGGAGGGTCTACGGGCGAGCAACGGTGGACGATTCATCGATTGCACCGTTAACGGAGGCGGCCACGCCGCAGGGATACTTTCTGAAAGCACTCCCGGTGGTCTCTTGCTAGGGTTGGACGTCGACCGCCAAGCACTAGTTCGCTGCACGGCACGACTACAGGGCTTCGGCAAACGGGCATTACTTAAGCAGTGCAACTTCGCCCATTTGCTTGCCGAGGCGGAACACAGCGGATTCTGCAAGGCGAACGGCATTCTCTTCGATCTCGGCATGTCGTCCCTGCAAATCGCAAATCCCCAACGTGGGTTTTCCTGGCAACAAGAAGGTCCCTTAGACATGCGCATGGACCCGACGCAAGGCCTCACCGCAGCCACAATAGTCAATACGTGGGATCAAGAGGCCCTGGGAAACCTGATCTGGGAGTTCGGCGAAGAGCGACATGCGCGGCGCATCGCGCGGCGCATTGTCGCCCAACGACGCGATCGTCCACTGACCGTGGTCAGCGACTTGGCAAGAATCGTGCAGGCTGCCTATGGGAGCGGAAGACACCGCATTCACCCAGCCACAAGGACATTCCAGGCCCTGCGCATCGCCGTAAACGGTGAATTGGAACACCTGCAGAGCGCTTTGGAGCAGGCCCGTGATCTCCTTGTTCGCGGCGGTCGCCTGGTAGTCATTGCTTTTCACAGCCTGGAGGACCGCATTGTGAAAGGGTTCCTGCAGCGCGCAGCGGGGCAGTGCATCTGTCCTGGAAACATTCCACAGTGTGTTTGCGGTCCGCGCGTTACGCTCCGCGTGCTGACACGGAAGCCCGTACGGGCTGACGAGGCGGAAATCGCGAAGAATCCACGCAGTCGCAGTGCGCGTCTTCGCATCGCAGAACGTGTTTGA
- the ftsW gene encoding putative lipid II flippase FtsW, whose protein sequence is MLRILPGTIPANRDDDEQHARWPDVPLTVLMLALPLIGLIAIYSASIAVAYAETGDPHFYFRRQLLFLVVGFAAAFTMMRIDYHWFGRIQFLGINLSFWLLAAAVAVLVLMAVTDIGHLSRGSVRWIRWGPLSLQPSELVKPVIALYLAQVLARRDKGANRLVYFLAPTLLVGLVAAIIAQQPDLGTAIMILLIGMSILVAARIPLLYLAGFLVAGSFAAWYAIVLHPYRLQRLTAYLDPFNPQYQDNVAHHNVQALYAFASGKITGVGLGRGMQKFFYMPEPHTDTIFAVIGEELGLIGTLAVLSLFVLLAWRGFGVAVRAPDLFGQLLALGLTCGLFGQAILNMAVVTGMLPFTGIPLPFVSAGGSSLLASSIAMGLLLNISTQTTQVTRNKSRQTWHSRPDGGRQV, encoded by the coding sequence ATGCTGCGAATTCTACCCGGGACTATTCCTGCGAACAGGGATGACGATGAACAACACGCGCGCTGGCCGGACGTTCCGCTGACCGTATTAATGCTGGCATTGCCTCTCATTGGATTGATTGCCATCTATAGTGCCAGTATTGCCGTTGCCTATGCAGAGACTGGTGATCCACACTTCTACTTTCGTCGCCAGCTCTTGTTCCTCGTCGTGGGCTTTGCGGCAGCATTCACCATGATGCGGATTGACTATCATTGGTTTGGCCGCATTCAATTTCTCGGAATCAACCTTTCCTTCTGGCTCCTGGCGGCCGCAGTCGCAGTACTGGTGTTAATGGCGGTGACAGACATTGGCCACTTGTCTCGGGGGTCCGTACGCTGGATTCGATGGGGACCGTTGAGCTTGCAACCCAGCGAATTAGTAAAGCCCGTAATTGCTCTCTATCTCGCCCAGGTCCTTGCTAGGCGCGATAAGGGAGCCAACAGGCTCGTGTACTTTCTGGCACCCACTCTGCTGGTGGGGCTCGTAGCCGCAATCATCGCTCAGCAACCGGACCTCGGCACTGCAATTATGATTTTGCTCATAGGCATGTCAATTCTCGTTGCGGCTCGCATTCCGCTTCTCTATCTTGCCGGCTTTCTTGTCGCCGGATCGTTCGCCGCTTGGTACGCTATTGTGCTGCATCCCTATCGGCTGCAACGGCTCACTGCGTACCTTGACCCCTTCAACCCTCAATATCAAGACAACGTCGCGCACCACAACGTCCAGGCCCTTTACGCCTTTGCATCGGGCAAGATAACCGGCGTTGGCCTTGGTCGGGGGATGCAGAAGTTCTTCTACATGCCCGAGCCCCACACCGACACAATCTTTGCCGTCATCGGCGAAGAGTTGGGCCTTATCGGGACACTGGCGGTGCTCTCTCTCTTTGTACTACTGGCTTGGCGAGGGTTTGGCGTTGCCGTCAGAGCGCCGGACTTGTTTGGACAGTTGCTCGCCCTAGGGCTGACGTGCGGACTCTTCGGCCAGGCGATCCTCAACATGGCAGTCGTAACCGGCATGCTGCCTTTTACCGGCATTCCACTCCCTTTCGTCAGTGCCGGCGGTTCGTCGCTTCTCGCCAGCTCAATTGCCATGGGCTTACTACTCAATATTTCGACTCAAACAACGCAAGTTACTAGGAATAAGAGCCGTCAAACCTGGCATTCCAGGCCCGACGGTGGTCGCCAAGTGTAA
- the ftsA gene encoding cell division protein FtsA has product MSKNNLIVSLDVGTTKTRAIACDTASDGLPRIVGLGIAPTHGLTRGAVVDMDATTGSIRTCLGYLQQSLGQTPLATHLSVSGCNISSQIVRVETVVKQSKGAITHAEIDHVLELAHRASIPEDRQIVTAFPVGFMLDGTEGIRDPIGMYGNVLGAEVHMITASVGPIRNLTSCVNAAELAVDGEITAQALAAAEAVLSDQEKQLGVVLVDIGGGTTDMVLYTDGVPWHTASIPLGGINITKDISYGLKLPQDVAEELKLQYATVVEEALDDESEIDAPGFYPGKWTVLQQRDITMIVMARMEELLELVKDEIRRTGYFDVLPAGVVFTGGGSDLHGLEELASAVLGLPVRQGVVPLMRGMNEDICRPEFATSVGQILYAAKLQRARVRRPMSAALGIVAERLGSLMRSLIPMS; this is encoded by the coding sequence TTGAGCAAGAATAATCTCATCGTCAGCCTTGACGTGGGAACGACCAAGACACGTGCGATCGCATGTGATACTGCGTCCGATGGTCTCCCGAGAATTGTGGGCTTAGGTATTGCGCCGACACACGGCCTGACTCGTGGCGCCGTGGTAGACATGGATGCCACCACCGGGTCAATCCGTACGTGCCTGGGGTATCTCCAACAGTCTCTCGGGCAAACACCACTCGCTACACATCTGAGCGTTAGTGGCTGCAATATCAGTTCGCAAATTGTGCGAGTTGAGACTGTGGTGAAGCAATCCAAAGGTGCGATTACCCATGCGGAAATCGACCATGTCTTGGAGTTGGCGCACAGGGCCTCGATACCAGAGGATCGTCAAATAGTCACGGCATTCCCCGTTGGGTTCATGCTTGACGGCACTGAAGGAATCCGTGATCCCATCGGCATGTATGGAAACGTGCTCGGCGCGGAAGTCCACATGATTACGGCCAGCGTGGGGCCAATTCGTAATCTGACGTCATGCGTCAATGCTGCAGAACTTGCTGTGGACGGAGAAATCACCGCCCAGGCCCTCGCCGCGGCAGAGGCCGTACTGTCGGACCAGGAAAAGCAGCTTGGCGTCGTCCTCGTCGACATTGGCGGCGGCACAACTGACATGGTGCTTTATACCGATGGCGTACCATGGCATACCGCAAGTATCCCGCTTGGCGGCATTAATATTACCAAGGACATCTCATATGGCCTAAAATTGCCCCAGGATGTTGCGGAAGAACTCAAGTTGCAGTACGCTACGGTAGTTGAAGAGGCACTTGACGACGAATCTGAAATCGATGCGCCTGGCTTCTATCCAGGTAAGTGGACGGTGCTCCAGCAGCGGGACATTACCATGATAGTAATGGCTCGCATGGAAGAGCTCTTAGAGTTAGTTAAGGATGAAATCCGTCGCACAGGATACTTCGACGTCTTGCCGGCCGGTGTTGTGTTTACAGGCGGCGGCTCAGATTTACACGGTCTTGAGGAGTTAGCATCAGCAGTTCTGGGTCTACCTGTGCGGCAGGGAGTAGTCCCCCTAATGCGGGGAATGAATGAGGACATTTGTCGACCGGAGTTTGCCACCAGTGTCGGCCAGATATTGTATGCCGCTAAACTTCAGCGGGCACGGGTGCGGCGCCCCATGAGCGCTGCACTTGGTATAGTGGCAGAGAGACTTGGGTCGCTCATGCGATCTCTTATTCCGATGAGTTAA
- the murB gene encoding UDP-N-acetylmuramate dehydrogenase produces MSPTSMQCKRPPTEEPAAQGLAGIAAVAVRSPLNLKPAWHEPLARHTSVRVGGPADLLIRVRSEEALRALAAVAYKQSLQFRVIGDGTNLIAADAGIRGLVIRNHGGSPSQCADGVSIWAEAGCSLISTARWAASLGLSGLEGAATIPGTVGGAIVNNAGAYGWTTAESVTRIKVLDRHGERWIPADEMRYGYRTSIIKECPGYAVVLGAEMRLAPGDASRILSTIQERLQTRQRTQPTAPSSGSVFRNPDGLSAWKLIDEAGMRGRESGGAHVSPLHANFIINSGAATAAEVFALIREIEEAVKAHLHITLQREIEFFGAWEQ; encoded by the coding sequence GTGAGCCCTACTTCAATGCAATGCAAACGTCCGCCAACTGAGGAACCGGCTGCACAAGGATTGGCCGGTATTGCTGCCGTCGCCGTACGATCGCCGCTCAACTTGAAGCCGGCGTGGCACGAGCCTCTGGCAAGGCACACGTCGGTGCGCGTGGGCGGCCCGGCCGACCTCCTTATTCGTGTACGTTCCGAAGAGGCCCTGCGCGCATTGGCGGCAGTTGCTTACAAACAGTCTCTTCAATTTCGTGTGATTGGAGACGGGACGAATCTCATTGCCGCCGATGCCGGCATACGCGGGTTAGTGATCCGAAACCATGGCGGCAGTCCCAGTCAATGTGCTGACGGTGTTTCAATTTGGGCAGAAGCGGGGTGCTCTCTTATCAGCACAGCACGTTGGGCAGCGAGCTTGGGGCTATCAGGGCTTGAAGGCGCGGCAACAATTCCCGGAACAGTGGGTGGAGCGATAGTCAACAATGCCGGCGCGTATGGGTGGACAACAGCGGAATCAGTCACACGCATTAAGGTATTGGACCGCCATGGTGAACGCTGGATACCTGCCGATGAAATGCGTTATGGCTATCGAACCAGCATCATCAAAGAGTGTCCTGGATATGCCGTGGTGTTGGGAGCCGAAATGCGGTTGGCGCCGGGTGACGCAAGTCGAATTCTATCCACGATACAAGAGCGGTTGCAAACGCGGCAGCGCACACAACCCACTGCTCCAAGCTCCGGTTCGGTCTTCCGTAATCCTGACGGGCTTAGCGCCTGGAAGCTCATTGACGAGGCAGGAATGCGCGGACGGGAGAGCGGGGGTGCGCACGTCTCCCCGTTACACGCCAATTTTATCATCAACAGTGGCGCGGCAACCGCAGCAGAAGTTTTCGCCTTAATTCGAGAAATCGAAGAAGCGGTGAAGGCTCACCTGCACATTACATTGCAGCGGGAAATCGAATTCTTCGGCGCTTGGGAGCAATAA
- the ftsZ gene encoding cell division protein FtsZ: MASGAENRISRLPSSSSDESGRLDPRQRQESWAHIKVVGAGGAGGNAVDRMIQSGVSGVEFIAVNTDAQTLMSSQAERRIRIGDKLTKGLGAGGQPSVGEKAAEEAYEELQDALRGSDMVFIAVGMGGGTGTGSAPVIGEISRNIAALTVGVVTRPFTWEGVPRKRISEEGIRNIREHVDTLITIPNDRILEIAPKNTPITEAFRLADEVLRQAVQGISDLITQPGLINLDFNDVKAIMQNSGTAYMAIGYGSGENRAADAMRDALANPLLEMSIDGAKGILLNFTGGPDMSLHEVSQAAEIISNAADPDAQIIFGSVIEESMSSDIQITVIATGFDEQDIRRPGVRGAVEPRSPDSGDRPSVIPIGTEEIDEVDAEHDLEVPTFLRKRMNRQDR; the protein is encoded by the coding sequence ATGGCAAGTGGTGCAGAAAACCGCATTTCTCGACTTCCCTCAAGTTCGAGTGATGAATCGGGACGATTGGACCCAAGACAGCGCCAAGAATCCTGGGCCCACATCAAGGTTGTAGGCGCAGGCGGAGCAGGCGGCAATGCAGTAGACCGCATGATTCAGAGCGGTGTAAGTGGCGTTGAGTTTATTGCCGTGAACACCGATGCGCAGACTTTGATGAGTTCCCAGGCCGAAAGACGAATCCGCATTGGCGACAAACTCACGAAGGGTCTGGGAGCCGGCGGACAACCCTCAGTAGGCGAAAAGGCAGCGGAAGAAGCCTACGAAGAGTTGCAGGATGCGCTGCGCGGCTCGGACATGGTATTCATTGCCGTTGGCATGGGAGGTGGAACCGGTACTGGTTCTGCGCCCGTCATTGGCGAAATCTCCCGAAACATTGCAGCCCTTACGGTCGGTGTCGTGACACGACCGTTCACATGGGAAGGCGTACCGCGCAAACGCATAAGCGAAGAAGGCATTCGCAATATTCGAGAGCATGTAGACACGCTCATCACCATCCCGAATGATCGAATTCTAGAGATTGCCCCTAAGAATACGCCGATTACGGAAGCATTTCGTTTGGCAGATGAGGTGCTGCGCCAGGCTGTTCAGGGCATTTCAGATCTCATTACACAACCTGGACTCATTAACCTTGACTTCAATGACGTCAAGGCGATAATGCAGAATTCCGGTACTGCCTATATGGCAATTGGGTACGGAAGTGGTGAGAACCGCGCTGCGGACGCAATGCGAGACGCTTTGGCCAATCCGTTGCTTGAAATGTCCATAGACGGCGCTAAGGGCATTTTGCTCAACTTCACCGGCGGGCCGGATATGAGCCTGCACGAAGTCTCGCAAGCAGCCGAGATTATTTCCAATGCCGCCGATCCTGACGCCCAGATCATCTTCGGATCGGTTATCGAAGAATCTATGAGCTCCGACATTCAGATTACTGTCATTGCCACCGGCTTTGACGAGCAAGACATACGCCGCCCGGGTGTGCGGGGCGCTGTGGAGCCTCGTAGCCCAGATTCCGGGGATCGGCCTTCTGTCATTCCAATTGGAACAGAAGAAATCGACGAAGTCGATGCGGAGCACGACCTTGAGGTGCCGACTTTCTTGCGGAAACGCATGAACCGCCAGGACCGCTGA
- a CDS encoding penicillin-binding protein 2 — protein sequence MPGEPISAARIRIIQVFSLMGAFVIAGALIWLHVLESESLASLAQEQYQRDTQIVPQRGSILDANRTLLATAKYLNDVEVAPNVVQGSGISANEIASELTELLGMPQEKIAALIDQPDKRYALLARGVTPDTSERIEQLVRSGEVPGITLSAVPYRTYPLGMLAAHVVGFYSQSGSGQYGVEGYYEDLLQGAPGRRLSSSAPFGGEAGEATWVLQPAEPGADLVLTLDGTVQHIVERELEAALERYGASAGTIIVMEPYTGAIIAMASRPTYDSNKYQEFHSPNEDAYANPAISLLYEPGSTFKVFTLAGALDAGIITPEVKFNDVGSMEYWGVEIKNWDEKGHGESDMTDLIARSSNVGAVWVGDQLGKDLFYEYVTAFGFGAPTGVDLWGEVNGLVPDPNSRYWYPSSLATNAFGQGIAVTPLQLITAVSALINDGVLMQPYVVQEVHTEAGVQRIEPRAVRRVVRKDSARTLVSMLVEASKRSESKMHIVDGYDVAGKTGTASIPLETGGYHAELTIASYVGFGPVESPRFAILVKIDHPTVEPWGSLVAAPVFREVASELFRYYHIPRSAPQQTLVQEGSS from the coding sequence ATGCCTGGTGAACCCATCAGTGCCGCGCGAATTCGCATAATCCAGGTTTTCTCGCTGATGGGGGCGTTCGTCATTGCTGGCGCGCTGATCTGGTTGCATGTCCTGGAAAGCGAAAGCCTGGCATCCCTCGCGCAGGAACAGTACCAGCGTGATACCCAGATCGTGCCCCAGCGCGGCAGCATACTTGACGCAAATCGTACACTACTGGCAACTGCAAAATACCTAAACGACGTGGAAGTAGCACCCAATGTCGTGCAGGGCAGTGGCATTTCGGCGAATGAAATCGCCAGTGAGTTGACGGAACTCCTCGGCATGCCTCAAGAAAAAATCGCCGCCCTGATTGATCAGCCTGACAAGCGATACGCTCTCTTGGCAAGGGGCGTAACTCCGGACACAAGCGAACGCATCGAGCAACTTGTGCGATCCGGCGAAGTACCCGGAATCACACTAAGCGCCGTTCCCTATCGCACGTATCCGCTCGGCATGCTTGCCGCCCACGTAGTGGGATTTTACAGCCAGAGCGGCAGCGGCCAATACGGAGTTGAAGGATACTACGAGGATTTGCTGCAAGGAGCTCCGGGACGACGGTTGAGCTCCAGCGCGCCATTCGGCGGTGAGGCAGGAGAGGCAACTTGGGTGCTGCAGCCCGCCGAACCCGGTGCAGACCTGGTCCTTACGCTGGACGGCACAGTGCAGCACATTGTAGAGAGAGAACTCGAAGCCGCATTAGAACGCTACGGCGCGTCGGCCGGCACGATTATTGTCATGGAACCGTATACCGGGGCCATTATTGCCATGGCGAGCCGCCCAACGTACGACTCCAACAAGTATCAGGAGTTTCACAGCCCGAATGAAGATGCGTACGCCAACCCCGCCATCAGCCTGTTGTATGAACCGGGTTCTACGTTCAAAGTCTTTACACTGGCCGGAGCTCTAGACGCCGGCATCATCACGCCTGAAGTCAAGTTCAACGATGTCGGAAGTATGGAGTACTGGGGCGTGGAGATAAAGAACTGGGATGAAAAGGGTCATGGCGAAAGCGATATGACCGATCTCATTGCTCGCTCTAGCAACGTTGGCGCCGTGTGGGTAGGAGACCAGTTGGGTAAAGACCTCTTCTACGAGTACGTCACCGCCTTTGGCTTTGGTGCGCCGACAGGCGTTGATCTTTGGGGCGAGGTGAATGGTCTTGTTCCTGATCCGAATTCGCGTTACTGGTATCCGTCTAGTCTTGCAACCAACGCATTCGGCCAAGGCATTGCCGTGACGCCACTCCAACTCATCACCGCCGTATCGGCCCTCATCAATGACGGCGTACTCATGCAGCCGTATGTCGTACAGGAAGTCCACACGGAAGCGGGTGTACAACGCATCGAGCCCAGAGCGGTGCGCCGCGTCGTGCGCAAGGACTCTGCTCGCACCCTCGTTTCGATGCTTGTGGAAGCGAGTAAGCGCTCAGAGAGCAAGATGCACATCGTTGATGGGTACGATGTTGCCGGAAAGACCGGCACTGCTTCAATTCCTCTAGAGACCGGTGGCTATCACGCAGAGTTGACCATCGCTTCATACGTAGGTTTTGGCCCTGTAGAGAGTCCCAGATTCGCGATCTTAGTCAAGATAGATCACCCGACCGTAGAGCCCTGGGGATCACTGGTCGCCGCGCCGGTGTTTCGCGAAGTTGCTTCCGAACTGTTCCGCTATTACCACATCCCGCGGTCAGCTCCCCAGCAGACCCTTGTGCAGGAAGGTTCAAGCTGA
- the queG gene encoding tRNA epoxyqueuosine(34) reductase QueG: MKTTEEITNFAQKLGFRPVGIAPAHPFTETRATARARLKAGYLDGMAWYTSERVERGTRPDWLLSNARSIISLALPYYVGEQRSDLPRSHGPSGVVSRYAWGRDYHNVLRKKLKKLVSFLESNHASARFFADTGPILDRAAAFRAGVGWYGKSTMILTEEQGTWVFLAEVITDLQLQYTEPLKKNCGSCTRCIDACPTGAIVAPYQVDSRRCISYLTIENRGGIPRELRSRMGTRVFGCDICQDVCPVNRYLTADADDDFLPRPGVGPTMPLLPLLEITDEEFKDRFQGTPLMRTKRLGLRRNAIVALGNAGDPVAIPALRRILMDESEPTMLREHAAWALGCFSEVAASEALGHALEQLLPPVVRVEVEDALQGRKSSEAAGDFAHAAAEETSISPSTV, translated from the coding sequence ATGAAGACTACGGAAGAAATCACTAACTTCGCGCAGAAGCTCGGCTTTCGCCCGGTGGGCATCGCGCCGGCGCATCCATTCACCGAGACCCGTGCTACCGCCCGTGCCCGTCTGAAGGCCGGCTATCTCGATGGTATGGCTTGGTATACCTCGGAACGAGTCGAGCGCGGCACACGGCCTGATTGGCTGCTCTCGAATGCACGGTCAATCATCTCGCTTGCTCTTCCCTATTACGTTGGCGAGCAGCGGTCAGATTTGCCGCGCTCTCACGGTCCCAGCGGCGTCGTGTCACGCTACGCGTGGGGCAGGGACTACCACAACGTGCTACGGAAGAAGCTCAAAAAGCTGGTGTCTTTTCTGGAATCGAATCACGCCTCTGCACGCTTCTTCGCAGACACAGGTCCTATCCTCGATCGCGCCGCAGCATTTCGCGCCGGTGTCGGCTGGTACGGCAAGAGCACCATGATCTTGACGGAGGAACAAGGTACATGGGTCTTTCTCGCCGAAGTGATTACCGACCTGCAGTTGCAATACACAGAGCCTCTAAAGAAGAATTGCGGGAGTTGTACCCGGTGCATTGACGCCTGCCCCACCGGCGCAATCGTGGCTCCCTACCAGGTTGATTCACGCCGCTGTATTTCCTATCTCACCATCGAGAATCGCGGCGGCATACCTCGTGAACTCCGATCACGTATGGGTACACGTGTCTTTGGCTGTGACATCTGTCAGGATGTGTGCCCAGTCAATCGCTACCTGACTGCCGATGCCGATGACGACTTCCTGCCGCGGCCCGGCGTCGGGCCCACCATGCCGCTGCTTCCCTTGCTGGAGATCACCGATGAGGAGTTCAAGGATCGCTTTCAGGGCACGCCGCTCATGCGCACGAAGCGTCTGGGATTGAGGCGAAATGCCATCGTTGCGTTGGGCAATGCAGGCGACCCGGTGGCAATTCCCGCGCTTCGTCGCATTCTCATGGACGAAAGTGAGCCCACCATGCTGCGGGAGCACGCGGCTTGGGCGCTAGGCTGCTTCAGTGAGGTGGCTGCAAGCGAGGCTTTGGGCCATGCCTTGGAGCAGTTGCTTCCACCTGTGGTGCGAGTTGAAGTTGAGGATGCTCTCCAAGGTCGAAAGTCGTCAGAAGCCGCCGGCGACTTCGCTCACGCTGCGGCAGAAGAGACTTCAATCTCGCCGTCAACTGTGTGA